In Trichocoleus sp., the DNA window TTGCCGATCGCCTTGCTGCCAATCAGTACTGCCAAAAGTGGAATTGTACTGAAACTAAGCAAAAGATTGGTTGGAATCTTTGAGGTTTGCATCGGGTTTTGCTGAATAAGTGATCAGGAGGCTTGAGCAATTTGGACGTTGGCTATAGAGTTTTGTAAACTCGGTAGGGGTTAGGGCACTGTTTTTCTAAATTGAGTTTATCTTTAGAGTCCAATGTCGATCGCCCCCAACAGCTTTATATATCGCTATTCTACGTTTCTTCACAGAACAATATTGAGAATCATATGAGCCATTGCGACAGAATACGAGTATGCTATGTGCCTGAAAGGTGATGCACCTGCCCCCAAAAGTCTTTAGCGAGTCGAAACGCCAGGGTTGCGATGTCTAACGCCAACGAAAAACGTGTCTCCAACTCCCGATCGCCCCTTGAACGCTGGATCTATCAAACGATCGCGCTCCGAGGTTTGCGTGTCAAGTTCCGGCTGCGAGGCAATAATTTACATCTGCTGCTCGAACACCAGAGTTGTCCAGATCGGACAGTAACCCTGCTCTGGCTCATTCCGGCGCTTCAGGAAACCAATCTCAATACGCTACTGCCAGCCGAACAGCCGCCGATTTATCAGATTCAACTCTACGCTTGCGAAGCCGGACAAAGCCGCCCAGATTGGACAGCCTCCATTTATCTCAATCAACTTCAGCATCACCTCGAACAGCTCCAAGCCGGACAATCCATCCCTGAACTCAGCTTCGCGGCTCCGGTTTCATCGCCTCCACCTCCTCGCCCTGCTGTCCCCCCAGTTGAAATTGATGACACCGCTACGCTTGCCCTTTCCAACCGTCATCTCGCCAAGCAAGGACAGGAAACAGCGATCGCCTGCTATCTCAGCGAAACAATTAGCGATTGGGGCGTTGCCGTTCGGGTTAGCGCCAGGACAGTTCCCTACTCACCTCCGGCAGCCGTTTATTCGACTGATTCATCGCTGCATGATGGGCTGACAATCCGTCGTCTCTGGATCGCCTGCGAAGCTGCTTATGGATTAGAGCCTGGAGCGATCGGAGAACCCATTACCCAAAAGCTGCGCGAACTGGAGATCGAGGGCTATCGGGATGCAGTCATTGTCTTTCAGGTTGCAGGCGAAAGCCGTCCTGACTGGATACTGCGTGTTGATCTGACTCCCCCCCTGGAAATGCTGCGCGAATGGGCACGCTGGGGCGATGTGGAAGCAGTTCAGCGGTTGGTTAACCAGGAGTTAAAACCCTGGAACCTAGAGATTACCAAGGCAACACTGACAGACACGACGCTGCATCTCTGTACAAGCTGGTTTCCATCTGGCGCAATTGAGCTAGACCAGAAGCGCGTTAAAGCAGATGTGGCTCTGTTATTAGAGGCGCTGGGTCCACAGGGTATCCATACCGCAATGCTCTATGGTCCAGTTGATGAAGCGGATACGCCGAGTTGGGTAGAATGGCTGCAACTTCCTGCTGCCCTGCATTCAGCCTTCGCGGAGATGCCGATCGCTTTAGCACAGCAAGCGGACTGGGGCGCAATTGCCTTTCTGCTGCATCGATTATTAAACCCGGATCTGGATAGCTATCTGGCGATGGGGGGAATCCGGCTACAGCTCCTGCCGAAAGATGACCCGAATGTCGGGGATGATGCTCCTAAAACGCTACTTCATGTCATGGCGGAGGCAACGGCTTGCCCCAATCAGCAGCAGATCAGTACGACGATCGTCCGCTTCATGCGTCAGTTGCGCCTACCAACCGTGTCTGGAGTGCGGATCTATGGAAGACGTGCCGGGCAAAAGAAGCCGCTCTGGAGCTATGGCACAGACTTTGTGACCCGCAAGCGACTTGTCCCTGAAGTCACCCCTGAATTCGCTGCCACAGCCGACTATGTGCAAGACCTGATTGCCCAGACAGATGAGCCAATTCTGCGTCCTGATTTCACCCCTGCCGACCTGCAAGCTGCCTGGACGAATACAAGCCAGCAGTTCATCCATCGGATTCAGTCGGTTTTAACCCGATCGCACCTGTTTGTCGATCGCCCTGAACCTCAACCTCAAGGCGGGGCACTACCGGGACGAGTCAGCTATCAGGGAGCTTCAGTTGGACTAGTCTGGAGCGCAGTCGGGCTGTTGCTGCTAGTGCAGGGAAACTGGCTGCTCGGAAGCTGGGCAAGGTCTAAGCCCACCCCGTCGGAGGCAGAAACGCGATCGACTCTGATTGCGCCCTCGGAACCAGTTGTGGCATCGGAAGCACCCCCCAGCCCCAAACCAAAACCCACAACCAATCTCCCAAAACTCTCGCTGCAAAAGTCTCCCAACGCGAATGCAGGCGTGTTTAACACGGAAGGGTTTACTCGTCCCGTGGAGGAGACGATCGATCTGGAAGAGACGACCAATTCCACGCCAGCCCCACGCCAGACGCAAGCAGCACCAACCCCACGCCAGATGCAAGCCGCTCGATCGCTGCCCTACACTCCCCCGAATCCACAAACCGATCAAATTGCAGCCGCCATTCAGGCAAAAGCAGCAAGTTTACCCACCTTCAACAGCCGCCAACTGGATCAAAAGCTGCAGCTCTACTACAAGTTTTTAGAAGAGTCTGGTACACCAGATGTGTTGATTGTCGGCAGTTCCAGAGCCTTGCGCGGCATTGACCCGATCGCTTTGCAAAAATCGCTGGCGGGATTGGGCTATTCCGACTTGAAGGTCTTTAACTTTGGCATCAATGGGGCAACGGCTCAGGTGGTTGATCTGCTGCTAGAGCGAATTTTGACGCCTGATCAACTGCCGCGCCTCATTGTTTGGGCAGATGGAGCCCGCGCCTTCAATAGCGGCACAACTGATATCACCTATAACGGCGTCGTTGCTTCTGCCGCTTTCCGTCAACTCACTGCCGGAACCTTAGCCATTCCCACAGCAAACGCTGATTCTCCAGCAACTCCAGAAGGAACTGCTGCCGGGGGAGCTACTCACTCCTCATTGACTGCCAGCTACGACCAGATCGATCGGTGGTTGAGTCAGCACTTAGCCGATGTCGCGCAGGTTTATCAGGAACGCGATCGGCTCAAGCATTTGATTCAAGGGAGCCTGACTGGTTTTTTCCCTGATGCACCCCAACCTGCTGCTGAAACCAATTCGGAAACCCCAGCAACTTTAGCGGCTGTACCACGATCAGGGCAACCCAGCCCAAACTTACAAGGATTTTTGCCACTGGCAGTACAGTTTAATCCTGCAACTTACTATCAAAAATATGCGAGAGTGATCGGGCAATATGACAGTGACTATGAGAATTTCCGGATTCAAGGAACTCAGGACGCTGCTTTGAAGTCGTTTTTGCGGTTCACGAAAGCGCGAGAAATTCCCGTTGTTTTTGTGAATCTTCCCCTCACCGAAGACTACCTTGATCCTTACCGAATGCGCCATGAACAAGCTTTTCGGCAATACATGGTAGGTCTGGCGATGCAGTCACCCCGCTTTGTCTTCCGCGATCTCAGCGAAAAGTGGACAACGCAATATCAATACTTCTCCGACCCCAGCCACCTCAATCGCTATGGCGCTTATGCCGTTTCTCGCACCCTGGCGCAAGATGCCCTCATTCCCTGGGCTGAAGCTCGATCGCAGGCATCTCCTCAACCACCGGGAACAGGAAGCGGTGTCATCCGGCGAAACTAACCTTTGAGTCGCGTTCAGTGAATCAACTGCTCACATCTCGATTTCAATTCGCTTTTGTCTTCCCAACTGTCCAGCTTTGATGCGAATGCTAGACTTTGTCACTTGAAATTCGGCGGCTAGGAGTTTGATGAGTTCCTCGTTTGCTTTACCGTCGATCGGAGGCGATTTAATGCTAACGACCAAACTCCCATCTTCAGCAGTTTGAATTGTCTGCTTCTTAGAATTTGGCTTCACTTTCACTCTCAGCGTTTTTATCACTTGGCAAATTTCAACTCATTCAGGCGGATGAAAGCGAGGATGTAGCAAGGATTGAACAGGCTGATCACTCACTAAATGCTGCTGAACGATCGCTCCTACATCGGCTGGTTTAACCCGACAATACCAGGTTCCATCCGGCATCACCCGCACCGTTGGACCCGATGCACATTGCCCCAAACAATCACTGCTGTTCACAAAAACTCCGGTTGGGGCAGCCACCTGAAACGCTGCCAACACTTCAGCCGAACCATTTCGGGTACAAGAGCGATACTGGCAAACCAGCACACAGCGACGTTTTACGGGCGTTAAAGAAGCTTCCAAGGCGATCGAGGCTCATCCTAAAAGGAACCAAACTTAGACTAAGACGCACCCAACCAGCGACCAAACAAACGATTGACTGATTTTTTGAGCTGCCGCCGCTGTCGCCACTTCTGAAAAGCATTTTCGTATGCCTCGCCCGAAAGCTGATAAACCTTCCAGCCTTCCAGCGCCACCCCCACGCCCCAGAACAAAATCAGGTATTTCAGCCAAAGCCAACCCATCCCAAAGACCAGAATTGCCAGAAACGCACTCACGATCGCAAACTTACCAAACCGATGCCGAAACTTACTCCAGCGCAGTTCATTAAACGCCTGCCGCTCTGCCAATTCTCCCTGCTGCGTCAACCATTCCTGCTCTGCAATCGCCAGATCCTTCGAGCTGATATCCAGTTCTGCTGCAATCTCCAAAAGCTGTTCCCGCGTAATATCCCCTGCTTCCACTTGACGAACGATCGCCAAATGCAGGATTTGCTGTGCTGCTTCGTGGCTATAGAGTTGAGTCATAGTGGGCGGATAGTTGGTGGAATAGGAGGTTGAAAAGGAGCAAGGAGCGGGAAGAAGTACGGCGATAAGATCAGAAGAATCTCTCTAATCCTGCACGTATTCTTCTCCAGAAGCTAACGCATATTCTGCTCTCATGAACTCTCTACCAAGATAGGCAGCATGGTCGAGGTAGCTAAGAGGAGCAGGCTTTGTTTGTTCAAAAATTTTGATGCAAAGCTCTTTGGCAGTTCTACCCGTAAAGATGGCAGTGGGGAGTCGTTCAGATTTGCCTCTGGTCGGGAGGGGTTTACCCGTTTCAGGGTCGCAAGCTAAGCCCTTGTCGTTGATGAAGTTGGTGTAGTGCTTGGCGCAGATCAGCCCAGCTTCCCGATCGAGGTAGATCACAAAATATCCTTCGGGGTCAAGTTCAATAAACCGCTGGGATAATTTTTTGTCTAGTGCAGTGCGTTCTTCAGCAGGTACGTTCGTCGTTGGCATAATTCAAAGCAAGGATAGATGGAACTATCCCGATTGCAATCTATCATTCGGTATTAATCTAGTTTAATCGGTCTGTTCGAGCCTGTGGTGCTGCTGTAATATGACTTGCCGAA includes these proteins:
- a CDS encoding DUF4346 domain-containing protein encodes the protein MPTTNVPAEERTALDKKLSQRFIELDPEGYFVIYLDREAGLICAKHYTNFINDKGLACDPETGKPLPTRGKSERLPTAIFTGRTAKELCIKIFEQTKPAPLSYLDHAAYLGREFMRAEYALASGEEYVQD
- a CDS encoding (2Fe-2S) ferredoxin domain-containing protein, whose translation is MEASLTPVKRRCVLVCQYRSCTRNGSAEVLAAFQVAAPTGVFVNSSDCLGQCASGPTVRVMPDGTWYCRVKPADVGAIVQQHLVSDQPVQSLLHPRFHPPE
- a CDS encoding DUF167 domain-containing protein; the encoded protein is MIKTLRVKVKPNSKKQTIQTAEDGSLVVSIKSPPIDGKANEELIKLLAAEFQVTKSSIRIKAGQLGRQKRIEIEM
- a CDS encoding 2TM domain-containing protein, with protein sequence MTQLYSHEAAQQILHLAIVRQVEAGDITREQLLEIAAELDISSKDLAIAEQEWLTQQGELAERQAFNELRWSKFRHRFGKFAIVSAFLAILVFGMGWLWLKYLILFWGVGVALEGWKVYQLSGEAYENAFQKWRQRRQLKKSVNRLFGRWLGAS